Genomic segment of Citrus sinensis cultivar Valencia sweet orange chromosome 7, DVS_A1.0, whole genome shotgun sequence:
TAATTTGTTGGTCCGAGTGTCAGCTGAATCTCACTTTCATCTATAATCTCTAGCATTCCATCACCATTTGACTCGGGGATGTACATGTCTGCAGGCTGCTCGAGGTCAAGCATCATGTTTGGCTTGTGTTGTGTGTTATGATGCTGATTAGCCTGTATGATACTGATTCCGTTTCTTGATGATGAGTTCCACAATTCTTGGCTCCGTCCATTAGACCTGCTGCTTTCAATGTTCTTCATCAATATCTTTTGGATTCGATATAGACGATGAAGTTCATATACCTGTTACATCATTTTCAAACTTAGAATCATACTCATATATGTTCAAATCCCATTTTgtagaaacaaataaattaaacccacaAAAAAGGTACCTGCTCTTTGAAAGTTTTTTCATGCATTAGCATGGCCCTTCTCATGAATTCCTTGTCGTATGGGTTAAGAAGCTTCTCCATTGACGCTTGATTTAATATCCGAAAATACACTCAACAAATTATTGAAGTCAAATATCCTTGTTTCTCAGCAATAACTTATGCTAACAAAAATGCCTCTTCATCGATCACAGATAATCAGATATCCTCCCCTCACCATCACAGCTCTACTTTACCTGTAACATGGCATATATTATTACAAAGACTAAACAATAACAAGTATCTTTTCGTTACTCAAAGaaactaaaaaggaaaaaccaagAAAGGATCTTGGACGctttaatgattttctaaTGTGCTATTATAACATCAACTGTTTTTCTTATGATTTGTCTGTTAGTTCAGTACTTGCTTTAATTTCCATCCATAATTCACTCATTTTGGGCCACAATAATAACTGCACATCAAAATATCTTCCTGTGTATGCTCTATGCCTTGACGTTACATGTGTGTGGTATATGCTTATCTCATGTATCTTACTTCGTCCCTGTGCTTCTTTGCAAAGAAGTGGAAGTCGTTGAAGTATGCAATaagtgaaaattgaaaaataggaCCACAGTGTCGTTTTAAAAGAATGGCAGTAACGACAAGCCATTCACCGGTCGTTCGTTTATAACCAGAAGATAATAGCCGTTCACTTAGTAGGTTGGCAAGATGACGGATTGGTCACCACTCAGCATGAACTTACTTTCTCACTCGCCTAAGCAATTACTTAGCATCGTATAAATAGCTGTAATTATTAacccaatttaatttaaccacAACTTGCGGAGGATTTTCTCCTGGATTTGAGGAATACATATTTTCTGTTGAAGAGCTAGACATGGTTATTAATCTCTAAAATACTTGgattaaatttgtaatcaaCTTCATgcatgtttcatatttattaattgtggTATTAAAATGAATCTGTGGTTCTTTGTGATTCACTGATATCAAACTGCAGTACAAAAAATGATGGGAATTGCAATCTCTATgcaaaattacatttattttacgTACAACTTAAAATTGCCAGTTCAAAGTTTTCCTGAGATGCAGATCACTAAACAAGAAAACCTCTATTCTTGAAAATCATACAAAACAATTTTTGTTAACTGCAAAAAGACTTGATtagaaagaaataagaattatCACTATCAGAATGTTCCTTAAAGCTGAAGGAAAAGAGTTACATGcagaaaatttaacaaattaagaaTAGATAAGAATATTCTGACCTGTAACTGTAAGAGTATGTCCAAGAGCCAGATATGATGAGgatggaaaagaagaaaaagaacaagaagctctttcaagaaaaagtaaacaacGAGCCGAGCTTCCCTCTTGCACTTCAACTTAAGTAAGAGATATAGCTTTGCTAAATAGAGGAAGAGCTTGCAGAGCGAGTCACATTCTCCATCAGTATATACTGCAgaagaaagaataaattaagacTGATGAGAAGAATTTAAGATTCTCTATTTCACACAGAAACCAAAGTGTGTGTTGTTGCATCTGGGGTTTGGGGCGTGCCAAACAAATCCCAGTGCCTTAGCCAATACCGTTCAAGTTTTGTGAAAGAGATGCCCCAGACAGGTCCAGCAGAGCAGATATGTTAaactatatataaattaataactataatatttattcattcattcattgataatacattaatattttactctctttttcttttcaagaaaataaataattcaggatctaaattctaaatatATGGACTTGTTGAGGATCACAAGGGCTTACATTGCCCCAGACAACCATCAAAGGAACAGCTTAGCCAGTTAAGGTGAATCACATGCACCCAAGAATTGTATATCACTAGTAACAGTTGTCTCAATTATATACTACATATTATCTCTTGGTccacattaatattttgaaccCAACTTAAGGTGGCATCTCCTGGCCCGCCGACAATTAGATCACGACCGTACGATAAAATGTGGGCATCTCTTGGAACAGTCCAAATTTCAAAAGCTAAACACTAAACTCAAATCAACAGTGTGCAGAAACTTTGAACCTttgatcaattattatattgaaGAACAATAAGGTCtctaatcataaaaattatatttacttagATTATATGGTAATCAACACATGGTTTAAAGATTTCTCAATGCCAAGCTAATGACAAAAGCAGctgtaaatttaattttctcagGGAAAACTTCATAAAAGCAGTTATATTTGGTCTATACaatatttgatataattagATGGGTCTATGCTGTTGGGTTCATTAACCATGATTTCCAGAGAAGAGGCAGCAAAATGATTATGGCAGTTAAATGACCATGTGAGTGGGGGTATTAGAGAAATCAATCAATCATAATACGAGATCAAATGGTCCAGAAAAGTGGACCCGAGAAATGGAAAAAAGATGGTACACATTAAATGTACTTGTATAAACTTACACTACTAAATATGTATATGAGTAGGAACAGAATCATAATATACGGCATATGGGTTGATCAGATCATTAGATCATAagatcttcttttttttattaagaataagAAAACTTAAAGTGTTAAAAGCTGTTTGTCATTTTTATGTTGTATCTCTGAAcacagagagaaagagagagagtgtgtgCAGATCACAGACTGTGTAACTAGATGATCcaagttaaaagattttgaatttggcTTAAAGAATATCAACATTaaagaatatcaaaatttggggggggggggggaaaaaaaaacagagcCGTGTCGGCTCATACTTATCAAGAAAGGATGATCACTCAACTCACATGCTAGTTAGGTTACTGTGTCAACACTAATTGATATTGCAAATTGcaagaaaagtaaaacaaaggagaaggggagggggggggggggggggcgggggggggggCTGGGAGAGTGACATGGAAGCACGCGTTGCCGGTGTGGGGAGGTGCAGCCGTATGGAATGGTGGGTCCGAACTGGTGTGCTGAGAAAAGGCTGAGCCAAGGCCCCCCTGTGCTGTTTTTGGTCCCACGCTGTAAGAGATATATCGAATTGAATAATTAAccatatgaataaaatttatttgaattcaaataaaataactacaGATCAATTGAATATCAGTCACAGCACTTGAGTTAACAGTGCAAAGTATGTTTCTCACCACTCGTGCTACAAGAGTTGGGAACAGGCTAGCTACCTAGCTTAGCTTCATTAGTAGGGGAATCTGGTTGCCGCCCGCCATGCCAAATAGCAGGTCCCTGTTGCTGTTGATGTCGGTGTCCATTTTGCATCTTTCAGCAACTCAGTGAGCAGATCGAGCACGCATGAAATTTTAGAGTCTTTCGTTAGAATTATAATCTACACATTCTCCTACAGTTGCTACATTACTGCTCACTGTAATCGGTtcctatttttatatttacgtTACACCTACGTACTCTCAATCTAAACTTTTTTATCgtaagttttgttttttttgtttttttatcttaaccACGAGGTACCTTAGGGAGGACCCCAACTGTGAGAGACATCTTTAAGTCCGTACCACAACTTAAAGTAGAAGTTCCTGCTCAAACCGGGGGGCACAAATTCTCCCAACAAATGCGACTTTTATGCGAttcgaactggggagcaaactcaatcaagccacttaaggggattctattgccagtggagccaacactttgttggtatCGTAAGTTTTGTAATGGCAAAAGATTTTCAAAGAGTCACGGGGTCTCTCAAATATATTTCCTTTAATTTCCTcgatttagattttatttggGATTGAGACAAAAcgtaacttttaaattataactgtgaaaaaaattataattatgaaataaaagttaatagtatttaataattataatatttaaataataattttaataaaattattaaaaatacaatagatttttttatcaaacaagaaaaaaaattatattaatataacttCAAAGTTACagca
This window contains:
- the LOC102610728 gene encoding uncharacterized protein LOC102610728, translating into MEKLLNPYDKEFMRRAMLMHEKTFKEQVYELHRLYRIQKILMKNIESSRSNGRSQELWNSSSRNGISIIQANQHHNTQHKPNMMLDLEQPADMYIPESNGDGMLEIIDESEIQLTLGPTNYTRRRKKPQTTRTSSNSGASFSSSSTGSSHINRTNIRAREVIAGTELGLVRVPDILKKEEILKQQERIEQQQPAWLLQVLSLNIT